One Synechococcus sp. PROS-9-1 DNA window includes the following coding sequences:
- a CDS encoding inositol monophosphatase family protein, protein MPDPLTARQLQRVHRLLDHVAERQRNDFGHIVSDVKPDGSLITACDRWSDAAFVEGLAEIAPGEGVLSEEGIQECPSTQAYWVVDPLDGTTNFAAGIPYWAISIARFVNGEPSEAFLDIPSLRQRIVAIRGQGAWRNQKRLTPESRAAAGSSCVSLCSRSIRVLQKRPDQSFPGKIRLLGVASLNLVSVAMGQTAGALEATPKIWDLAAAWLVLTELDCPLIWLGPHPAHLQPGRDLSEMGFPVVAAGSQKQLERLAPWGESLLKG, encoded by the coding sequence GTGCCTGATCCGCTTACTGCTCGACAGCTGCAGCGAGTGCATCGCTTGCTGGATCATGTTGCTGAACGTCAGCGCAATGATTTTGGCCACATCGTGTCCGATGTCAAACCTGATGGAAGCCTGATCACAGCCTGCGATCGGTGGAGCGATGCTGCCTTTGTTGAGGGACTAGCCGAGATTGCCCCTGGCGAGGGGGTGCTTAGCGAGGAGGGAATTCAAGAGTGTCCGTCGACCCAGGCGTACTGGGTTGTGGATCCATTGGATGGCACCACCAATTTTGCTGCTGGAATTCCCTACTGGGCCATTTCAATCGCGAGATTCGTGAATGGTGAGCCATCGGAGGCGTTCCTCGACATCCCTTCCTTGCGTCAGAGGATCGTTGCGATTCGAGGACAAGGGGCTTGGCGGAATCAAAAACGTTTGACCCCTGAGAGCCGGGCTGCTGCTGGAAGCTCTTGCGTATCGCTATGCAGTCGATCCATTCGTGTTCTGCAGAAAAGGCCCGACCAGTCTTTTCCTGGAAAAATTCGTCTCTTGGGAGTTGCAAGCCTCAATTTGGTCAGTGTGGCGATGGGGCAAACAGCCGGTGCACTCGAGGCCACTCCGAAAATTTGGGACTTGGCCGCAGCTTGGCTCGTGCTCACTGAATTGGACTGCCCACTGATCTGGCTGGGCCCTCACCCGGCTCATTTACAGCCAGGTCGTGATCTTTCAGAGATGGGCTTTCCTGTGGTGGCTGCTGGCTCTCAGAAGCAGCTCGAACGCTTGGCGCCTTGGGGGGAGTCTCTGCTGAAGGGTTGA
- a CDS encoding TolC family protein, translating to MDQSKLPSALDLKGSRPKADPSVMPSAATRLPEDLDALNSPDSLALPELPSQVTIRELRPLTLQEVERLVEVNNPSLKAAASQVEQAKSGVLAAISAWYPTVNLTANGLPQYLDGEKYQNPDFASSPNTSTTQWSANFSAQVRWNLIDPSRVPQISAARDNFEKASDTYLIALREVRLQAATSYFQLQRQDEQVRIGQQSVRASLVSLRDARARFQAGVATKLEVLEAQTQLSRDRQVLTNGLGAQSRARRSLAEVLDLPQDVTPTAASPARVLGVWQPSLQESIIAAYAFREELDQFILDISINNSNANAALAAVQPVLSIFNDFNTSKSQGQSNQIGTIDMDDYFWNVSNTVGLSATWAIFDGGRARAQYRQNKQRAKQGAFNFASERDSIRREVEDSFFNLLESTQNIHTTSIEVLSTLESLRLARLRFQAGVTTQREVVNTQRDLTTAEVRYADAITKYNISLAELRRRTGLDQVAPCPALNLPSTKSNQSDIDIPIDPHPNRPACEAAVPFVQG from the coding sequence ATGGACCAGTCGAAGCTTCCAAGTGCACTCGACCTCAAAGGATCACGTCCGAAGGCTGATCCATCCGTCATGCCGTCCGCGGCAACAAGGCTTCCTGAGGATTTGGATGCGCTGAATTCACCGGACAGCCTTGCCTTGCCTGAGCTCCCCTCTCAAGTCACGATCCGCGAACTTCGCCCCTTAACGCTTCAAGAGGTAGAGCGCTTAGTTGAAGTCAACAATCCCAGCCTTAAGGCGGCAGCTAGTCAGGTTGAACAGGCCAAATCAGGAGTTCTTGCTGCGATTTCGGCCTGGTATCCCACAGTTAATCTCACAGCGAATGGGTTGCCTCAGTATTTAGATGGTGAGAAATATCAAAATCCTGACTTCGCTTCCTCGCCCAATACCTCCACAACACAATGGTCTGCCAATTTTTCGGCTCAAGTTCGTTGGAATCTGATTGATCCTTCGCGCGTCCCCCAAATTTCAGCTGCTCGGGATAACTTCGAGAAGGCAAGCGATACTTATCTGATCGCTTTAAGGGAAGTGAGGCTTCAAGCGGCAACCAGTTACTTCCAGCTCCAACGTCAAGATGAGCAGGTGCGCATTGGACAACAGTCTGTTCGTGCTTCGTTGGTCAGTCTCCGCGATGCCCGTGCTCGTTTTCAAGCTGGAGTCGCAACAAAGCTGGAAGTGCTAGAGGCTCAAACTCAGCTTTCGAGAGATCGCCAAGTCCTGACCAATGGTTTAGGCGCTCAATCCCGTGCCCGCAGATCTTTGGCTGAAGTTCTTGATCTCCCACAAGATGTCACTCCCACGGCTGCTTCACCTGCACGTGTTTTGGGGGTTTGGCAGCCTTCACTTCAAGAAAGTATCATCGCTGCCTATGCCTTTCGTGAAGAACTTGATCAGTTCATTCTTGATATTTCGATCAACAACAGCAATGCGAATGCGGCCCTTGCCGCGGTCCAGCCAGTACTGAGCATTTTTAATGATTTCAATACGAGCAAGAGTCAGGGGCAATCCAATCAAATCGGTACCATCGACATGGATGATTACTTTTGGAATGTCAGCAACACCGTCGGTTTAAGTGCTACTTGGGCCATTTTTGATGGAGGCCGTGCTCGTGCTCAGTACCGTCAAAACAAGCAGCGAGCAAAGCAAGGTGCATTTAATTTCGCGTCCGAGAGAGATAGTATTCGTCGTGAAGTTGAAGATAGTTTTTTCAATCTTCTCGAATCTACTCAAAACATCCACACCACTTCTATAGAGGTTTTATCAACGCTTGAATCTCTCCGCTTAGCACGTCTTCGCTTTCAAGCGGGAGTTACGACCCAGAGAGAGGTTGTTAACACGCAGCGTGACCTGACTACAGCAGAGGTTCGCTATGCAGATGCAATTACCAAATACAACATCAGCCTTGCTGAATTGAGAAGGCGTACGGGGCTTGATCAAGTCGCGCCATGCCCAGCCCTTAATTTGCCTTCTACAAAGTCAAATCAGTCAGATATTGATATCCCTATAGATCCACATCCCAATCGTCCTGCTTGTGAAGCTGCAGTTCCTTTCGTTCAGGGCTGA
- a CDS encoding TIGR03279 family radical SAM protein — protein MWNEPSAGVAVAALDPDRGSRQPAPAVVASVEPGSIGEDLGFEPGDQLLSINGVRPRDLIDYRYLIVEEELHLEIRDAAGELHQVDLEKDEDDGLGLAFTEALFDGLRQCSNACAFCFIDQQPPGHRSSLYLKDDDYRLSFLYGSYLTLTNLSDSDWHRIEQQRLSPLFVSVHATDPDLRSSLLQNPRAGQLLQQLAWFAERDLQIHAQVVICPDQNDGEALQRTLQDLAQFAGGEWPAVLSVAVVPVGLTRFRPASDGLRAVNPADAKKVIAAVEPLQKEFQTRFESNFAWLSDEWYLIAGLSLPSRASYEDFPQQENGVGSIRAFLAALDEATTNLPQSVEKPVKSSWVVGRLVETALKPVLKRLNAVEGVELTLHGLTSPYWGQDQVVTGLLTGQDLLSGLMDQDLGDQLLLPSVMLRQGDPVFLDDMTLDHLRATLPVPIRIVHGAAEIVASALGSIEKST, from the coding sequence GTGTGGAATGAACCTTCTGCTGGCGTGGCTGTTGCGGCGCTTGATCCAGATCGTGGGTCCCGCCAGCCCGCACCGGCTGTGGTGGCATCGGTCGAGCCTGGATCGATCGGAGAGGACCTTGGCTTTGAGCCTGGCGATCAGTTGTTGAGCATTAATGGTGTTCGTCCCCGAGATCTGATCGATTACCGCTATTTGATCGTTGAGGAGGAGTTGCACTTAGAGATTCGCGATGCAGCAGGGGAGCTACATCAGGTTGATCTTGAAAAGGATGAGGACGACGGCCTTGGCTTGGCCTTCACAGAAGCCTTGTTCGATGGATTGCGGCAGTGCAGCAATGCCTGTGCGTTCTGCTTCATCGATCAGCAACCACCCGGCCATCGCAGCAGCCTGTATCTCAAGGACGACGACTATCGCTTGAGTTTTCTTTACGGCTCCTATCTCACGCTTACGAATCTCAGTGATTCCGATTGGCACAGGATCGAACAACAGCGTCTTTCGCCCTTATTCGTTTCTGTTCATGCCACTGATCCCGATCTGCGCTCGAGCCTTTTGCAGAATCCACGAGCCGGTCAGCTCTTGCAGCAACTGGCCTGGTTCGCCGAACGCGACCTGCAGATCCACGCGCAGGTGGTGATATGCCCAGATCAAAATGATGGAGAGGCTTTGCAGCGCACCCTTCAGGATTTGGCTCAATTTGCTGGCGGTGAGTGGCCAGCAGTGCTCTCTGTCGCAGTTGTTCCTGTTGGCCTGACCCGGTTCCGGCCAGCATCTGATGGCTTACGTGCGGTCAATCCAGCGGATGCCAAAAAAGTGATTGCCGCGGTGGAACCTCTTCAGAAGGAGTTTCAGACCAGATTTGAGAGCAATTTTGCTTGGCTCTCAGATGAGTGGTACCTGATTGCTGGCTTGTCGTTGCCTTCGCGCGCGAGCTACGAAGACTTTCCTCAGCAGGAAAATGGGGTTGGCAGTATCCGGGCGTTCCTGGCTGCATTGGATGAAGCCACCACCAATCTTCCCCAGTCTGTTGAGAAACCAGTGAAGAGCAGCTGGGTGGTTGGACGTTTGGTTGAAACCGCCCTGAAACCTGTACTGAAGAGGCTTAATGCGGTGGAGGGAGTTGAGCTGACCTTGCATGGCCTGACAAGTCCTTACTGGGGGCAAGATCAAGTTGTTACGGGCTTGCTAACCGGACAAGATCTGCTTAGTGGCTTGATGGATCAAGACCTTGGTGATCAACTTTTGCTGCCTTCCGTGATGCTCCGCCAAGGCGATCCGGTGTTTTTGGACGACATGACCTTGGATCACTTAAGGGCAACTTTGCCGGTTCCGATCCGAATCGTGCATGGAGCAGCTGAGATCGTGGCCTCTGCACTCGGTTCTATTGAAAAAAGCACTTAA
- a CDS encoding undecaprenyl-diphosphate phosphatase, with amino-acid sequence MTTDPGLLEACWRDFVLGVVQGLTEFLPISSTAHLKVVPVLAGWGDPGVSVTAVIQLGSIVAVIAYFRVDLTGVLKGISGVFRRGQWREPEARLGIAMAIGTVPILIAGLCIKLFWPGYSTSQLRSVPAIAVVSIVMALLLGFAERLGPRLKQLTQVEGRDGLVVGLAQVLALIPGVSRSGSTLTASLFDGWKRADAARFSFLLGIPAITIAGLVELKDAFSEPSAGGVLPVLVGICSAAVVSWLAIDWLIKYLQSHSTWIFVVYRLLFGVLLLVWWSGSASN; translated from the coding sequence TTGACGACAGATCCCGGACTGCTTGAAGCTTGCTGGCGTGATTTTGTGCTTGGTGTAGTGCAGGGGCTAACGGAGTTTTTGCCGATTAGCAGCACTGCCCACCTCAAAGTTGTTCCTGTTCTTGCCGGATGGGGCGACCCTGGCGTCTCGGTAACCGCCGTGATTCAACTAGGCAGCATCGTGGCTGTCATTGCCTATTTCCGTGTTGATTTGACTGGAGTGCTCAAAGGCATCAGCGGTGTGTTCCGGCGCGGTCAATGGCGTGAGCCTGAGGCGCGGCTTGGGATTGCGATGGCGATCGGCACCGTGCCCATTTTGATTGCCGGTTTGTGCATCAAGTTGTTTTGGCCTGGCTACTCAACCTCCCAATTAAGAAGTGTCCCGGCCATTGCTGTGGTCTCGATTGTGATGGCGCTTCTCTTGGGTTTTGCTGAACGGCTAGGGCCGCGATTGAAGCAACTCACTCAGGTGGAAGGCCGCGATGGTCTGGTGGTGGGTCTAGCTCAGGTCCTAGCCTTGATCCCAGGTGTTTCTCGTTCCGGAAGCACGCTGACGGCATCACTGTTTGATGGATGGAAGCGGGCCGATGCCGCTCGCTTCTCGTTTTTGTTAGGGATTCCTGCCATCACGATCGCAGGATTGGTGGAATTGAAGGACGCCTTCTCAGAGCCAAGCGCGGGAGGGGTCTTGCCTGTTTTGGTAGGAATCTGTTCCGCCGCAGTGGTGTCCTGGCTGGCCATCGACTGGCTCATCAAATATCTCCAAAGCCACAGCACCTGGATTTTTGTGGTGTACAGGTTGCTCTTTGGTGTGCTTCTTCTGGTCTGGTGGTCTGGTTCGGCATCAAACTGA
- a CDS encoding DUF3120 domain-containing protein, with the protein MVVLPVFLQAPWVRFHPFSSCLFTAVLLTGGIVAVQIGNTFWKKSGSLLVGFSGSWLAGTLFWGWLRMHPMLHLPVEAIALPLAIGGLNSRWKLSCSFYLASLLGTAITDITMALTGVMSFWPEVVKANSNEASHLLNEAAKLVLQPTPLLILFSVAGLVILLAKQFWAQAARPSEHQEAWRVAAAVLSTTLLIDALFLLISLTVPSLSGLI; encoded by the coding sequence ATGGTTGTTCTGCCAGTCTTTCTTCAGGCGCCCTGGGTACGCTTTCACCCCTTTAGTTCTTGTCTGTTCACAGCAGTTCTCCTGACAGGAGGGATCGTGGCTGTACAGATTGGCAATACTTTTTGGAAAAAATCCGGATCCCTGCTGGTGGGATTCAGTGGGAGTTGGCTAGCGGGCACCCTGTTTTGGGGGTGGCTGCGCATGCATCCGATGTTGCATTTACCCGTGGAGGCCATTGCCCTACCACTAGCCATTGGCGGCCTAAACAGTCGCTGGAAGCTGAGCTGTTCCTTTTACCTAGCTTCACTGCTGGGCACAGCAATCACTGATATCACAATGGCTCTGACCGGGGTGATGTCGTTTTGGCCAGAGGTTGTGAAAGCCAACTCAAACGAAGCGTCCCATCTTCTCAACGAGGCGGCAAAACTGGTTTTGCAACCGACTCCTCTCTTGATCCTGTTTTCAGTAGCAGGGCTGGTCATCTTGTTGGCAAAGCAATTTTGGGCGCAAGCAGCAAGACCTTCAGAGCATCAAGAAGCTTGGCGGGTTGCAGCGGCTGTCCTCTCCACCACCCTCTTGATTGATGCTTTGTTTCTGCTGATTTCCCTAACAGTCCCAAGCCTGAGCGGTCTGATCTGA
- the psbU gene encoding photosystem II complex extrinsic protein PsbU, protein MKRLLSWLTGLVVIGGLLIGLLVPPSVSAAEIRNVADDKLAERGDKVDLNNSSVRRFQQFPGMYPTFAGKIVVGGPYENVDDVLDLDLSERQKELFEKYRDNFVVTAPSIALNEGFDRVNDGQYR, encoded by the coding sequence ATGAAGCGCCTGTTGTCCTGGCTAACGGGCTTGGTAGTGATCGGTGGCCTATTGATAGGCCTACTCGTTCCCCCCAGTGTTTCTGCCGCTGAGATCAGAAATGTCGCAGACGACAAACTCGCCGAACGCGGCGACAAAGTTGACTTAAACAATTCCTCTGTGCGTCGCTTTCAGCAATTCCCTGGGATGTATCCCACCTTCGCTGGAAAGATTGTTGTCGGAGGTCCCTACGAGAACGTCGACGACGTTCTGGACCTCGACCTTTCAGAACGTCAGAAAGAATTGTTCGAGAAATACCGCGACAATTTCGTGGTCACAGCTCCATCGATTGCTCTCAACGAGGGCTTCGATCGCGTCAACGACGGTCAATATCGTTGA
- the nadB gene encoding L-aspartate oxidase, translating into MSSHETSIDPIAPGPWDVIVIGAGAAGLMTCLELPTGLRVLLLNRNTSRRSSSRWAQGGIAAVTRSNDNAGSHGEDTVRAGAGLCDGDAVRLLVDEAQQSVLRLQELGMEFDRNPDGSLATTLEAAHSHRRVLHVQDRTGKALVDVLRDRVDARPGLQHRRGVRVTQLWVQNNRCCGVQVLEGPRLHWIPARAVVLATGGGGHLYTNTTNPAQACGEGVALAWQAGAAIEDLEFIQFHPTALKLEHAPCFLISEAVRGEGALLVDALGQSPVHELGGKDLAPRDQVSRALVRRMQAQGVAHMGLDLTPINTETLLRRFPTILERCHNFGINPEQQPIPVAPAAHYWMGGVATDLKAATSLPGLYAVGEVACTGLHGANRLASNSLMECLVFARQLRDIDLGNPLPKTTTKERQTEATSDNDHDHGAFSKQALTQSIEWLRSECWRVAGVDRSAHGMQDVLKTLRKATPILEAMTPLKLMQEQHPERSTLLDESRRVELNLMLDLLHRQQSSSLLLDACLFRTESRGGHFRNDTPAPMPQWCRHSRQVKGQAIGTRAVTS; encoded by the coding sequence ATGAGCAGCCACGAAACCTCTATCGATCCGATTGCACCTGGACCCTGGGATGTGATCGTGATTGGCGCCGGTGCTGCCGGACTGATGACATGCTTGGAACTTCCCACGGGTCTGCGGGTCCTGCTCCTCAATCGAAACACGAGCAGGCGATCGTCTAGTCGCTGGGCTCAAGGAGGGATCGCAGCGGTCACCCGTTCCAACGACAACGCTGGAAGCCACGGCGAAGACACAGTGCGCGCAGGAGCTGGACTGTGTGATGGCGATGCCGTGCGCCTTCTGGTTGATGAAGCCCAGCAAAGCGTGCTCAGACTTCAAGAGCTCGGCATGGAGTTTGATCGCAACCCGGATGGGTCACTCGCGACCACCCTCGAGGCGGCACATAGTCATCGAAGGGTTCTCCACGTGCAGGACCGCACAGGCAAAGCCTTGGTGGATGTCTTGAGAGACCGCGTGGATGCTCGTCCTGGTTTGCAACATCGCCGTGGCGTACGGGTGACCCAGCTGTGGGTACAAAACAATCGCTGCTGTGGCGTCCAGGTCCTCGAAGGCCCTCGCCTTCACTGGATTCCTGCCCGTGCAGTGGTGCTAGCCACCGGAGGTGGAGGTCACCTCTACACCAACACCACCAACCCAGCACAAGCCTGCGGCGAAGGTGTTGCGCTGGCCTGGCAAGCCGGAGCTGCAATCGAAGATCTGGAATTCATTCAGTTCCATCCCACAGCCCTCAAGCTTGAGCATGCACCTTGCTTCTTGATCTCTGAAGCCGTCCGCGGTGAGGGGGCTCTCCTCGTCGACGCCTTGGGGCAAAGCCCCGTCCATGAACTCGGTGGAAAAGACTTAGCCCCGAGAGATCAAGTCAGTCGCGCTCTGGTTCGTCGCATGCAGGCCCAGGGGGTCGCTCATATGGGGCTGGACCTCACCCCAATCAACACTGAGACCTTGCTCCGGCGCTTTCCCACCATCCTGGAACGCTGCCACAACTTTGGGATCAACCCAGAGCAACAGCCGATTCCAGTGGCTCCAGCAGCCCACTATTGGATGGGAGGTGTCGCCACCGACTTGAAAGCTGCTACCAGTCTTCCTGGCCTTTACGCCGTTGGTGAAGTGGCCTGCACCGGTCTGCATGGAGCCAATCGACTCGCCAGCAACTCATTGATGGAATGCCTTGTGTTTGCAAGGCAACTGCGTGACATCGACCTTGGCAATCCACTCCCGAAAACAACCACAAAAGAACGACAAACAGAAGCAACATCAGACAACGATCACGATCATGGAGCGTTCAGCAAACAAGCACTCACCCAATCCATCGAGTGGCTGAGATCAGAATGCTGGCGGGTCGCGGGCGTTGATCGCTCAGCCCATGGCATGCAAGATGTATTGAAAACACTGCGGAAAGCCACGCCAATCCTCGAAGCGATGACTCCTCTCAAGCTGATGCAGGAACAACATCCTGAGCGGAGCACCCTTCTCGATGAAAGCAGGCGCGTGGAGCTGAACCTGATGTTGGATCTGCTTCATCGCCAGCAATCGAGTTCTTTGCTTTTGGACGCTTGTTTATTTCGGACAGAAAGCAGGGGCGGACATTTTCGTAATGACACCCCAGCTCCCATGCCTCAATGGTGCCGCCATAGCCGCCAAGTCAAAGGCCAAGCCATCGGGACGAGAGCCGTAACCTCTTAA
- a CDS encoding vitamin K epoxide reductase family protein, which yields MATQRLTSRRRQDQGSKWVRIVIAVLATVGIIDTGSITLKFWGVLGDLTCPMGAGGCDKVLNSPWGTLFQGDGFSIPLSFAGLIAYLAVLVMAVVPLLPGLSENKADLSRRTWWGLFTVSLVMAVFSLVLVGLMVIKIQAFCFFCVLSALLSLTLLVLSLVGGGWDEPSQLLFRGFLLALAVLLGGLIWASVLDPSRPDAVATGPGAPPPVLTESNPAKTSLAEHLTASGAVMYSAYWCPHCHEQKEMFGKEAAKTLKVVECAPTGQNNDAKLCQRKGIEGFPTWEINGELDSGVKKLPDLARLSGYQGPKDF from the coding sequence ATGGCAACTCAGCGTCTCACTAGCCGACGCCGGCAGGACCAAGGTTCGAAATGGGTTCGGATTGTCATCGCCGTTCTGGCCACGGTCGGCATCATCGATACGGGCTCGATCACTCTGAAGTTTTGGGGAGTGCTGGGGGATCTCACCTGCCCGATGGGCGCTGGTGGTTGTGACAAGGTCCTGAATAGTCCGTGGGGCACTTTGTTTCAGGGGGATGGGTTCAGTATTCCCCTCTCTTTTGCCGGCTTAATCGCCTATCTCGCGGTTCTGGTCATGGCGGTTGTGCCCTTGCTTCCAGGGTTGTCAGAGAACAAAGCTGACTTGTCGCGTCGCACCTGGTGGGGCTTATTCACTGTCTCACTTGTTATGGCTGTGTTCAGCCTGGTGCTCGTGGGTCTGATGGTGATCAAGATCCAGGCCTTCTGTTTTTTCTGCGTTCTTTCTGCTCTGCTCTCCCTCACTTTGTTGGTGTTGTCGTTGGTCGGAGGTGGATGGGACGAACCCTCTCAACTACTGTTTCGCGGTTTCCTTCTCGCTCTGGCAGTGTTGCTTGGTGGCCTGATTTGGGCTTCGGTTCTTGACCCTTCACGTCCGGATGCCGTAGCGACAGGCCCAGGTGCACCTCCACCAGTTCTGACGGAGAGCAATCCAGCCAAAACTTCTCTTGCCGAGCACCTCACGGCTTCAGGAGCAGTGATGTATAGCGCCTATTGGTGCCCTCATTGCCATGAACAGAAGGAGATGTTCGGGAAGGAGGCTGCCAAAACCCTCAAGGTTGTTGAGTGCGCTCCAACAGGTCAAAACAACGACGCCAAGCTCTGTCAGCGCAAGGGCATTGAGGGATTCCCTACTTGGGAGATCAACGGCGAGCTCGATTCTGGGGTGAAAAAACTTCCTGATCTTGCTCGTCTTTCTGGATATCAGGGGCCCAAGGACTTTTGA
- the rimO gene encoding 30S ribosomal protein S12 methylthiotransferase RimO: MAGDAKTGNSLSERPTVAFAHLGCEKNRVDTEHMLGLLAEAGYGVSSDENDANLVVVNTCSFIQDAREESVRTLVGLAEQGKELIIAGCLAQHFQDELLESIPEAKAIVGTGDYQHIVEVLQQVEAGERVKRVSETPTFVADENLPRYRTTGEAVAYLKVAEGCDYRCAFCIIPHLRGNQRSRTIESIVAEAHQLAAQGVQELVLISQITTNYGLDLYGKPRLADLLKALGDVEIPWIRVHYAYPTGLTPDVLAAYRDVPNVLPYLDLPLQHSHPEVLRAMNRPWQTDVNERLLDQIREQLPDAILRTTLIVGFPGETEAQFEHLAGFLERQRFDHVGIFTFSPEDGTAAATLPDAVPDDIAIARKDKLMTLQQPISAARNASWIGRTVDVLVEQHNPSTGEMIGRCSRFAPEVDGEVLVQPGDNGLQVNPGTMVPVQITGADIYDLTGRVVGASHMVAAARAAT, encoded by the coding sequence ATGGCCGGGGACGCCAAAACAGGCAACAGCCTCTCGGAACGGCCCACGGTGGCCTTCGCCCATCTGGGCTGCGAAAAAAATCGCGTGGATACGGAGCACATGCTCGGACTTCTCGCGGAGGCAGGCTACGGGGTGAGCAGCGATGAGAACGACGCCAACCTTGTGGTGGTCAATACCTGCAGCTTCATTCAAGACGCCCGCGAAGAATCAGTACGAACCCTTGTGGGACTTGCAGAGCAAGGCAAGGAGCTGATCATTGCCGGATGCTTAGCCCAGCATTTTCAGGACGAGCTCCTGGAGTCGATACCAGAGGCAAAAGCGATCGTGGGGACCGGCGATTATCAGCACATTGTGGAGGTGCTGCAGCAGGTAGAAGCGGGCGAGAGAGTGAAGCGCGTGAGTGAGACGCCAACCTTTGTGGCAGACGAAAACCTGCCCCGTTATCGCACCACAGGGGAAGCCGTTGCCTACTTGAAGGTTGCTGAAGGCTGCGACTACCGCTGCGCGTTTTGCATCATTCCCCATCTCCGCGGAAATCAACGCTCAAGAACGATCGAATCGATCGTGGCTGAAGCCCATCAATTGGCAGCACAAGGGGTTCAGGAATTGGTCCTGATCAGTCAGATCACGACCAACTACGGCCTGGACCTTTATGGCAAGCCCCGCCTTGCCGACCTTCTCAAGGCACTTGGAGACGTGGAAATCCCTTGGATCCGCGTGCATTACGCCTATCCCACGGGCCTCACCCCAGACGTTCTTGCGGCCTACCGAGATGTTCCCAACGTGCTGCCTTATCTCGATTTGCCGCTTCAGCACAGCCATCCTGAAGTCTTACGAGCGATGAATCGCCCTTGGCAAACCGATGTCAATGAAAGATTGCTCGATCAGATTCGCGAACAACTCCCTGACGCGATCCTTCGCACCACATTGATTGTGGGATTCCCTGGCGAAACAGAGGCCCAATTCGAACATCTGGCCGGTTTCTTAGAACGTCAACGTTTCGATCACGTTGGCATTTTCACCTTCTCGCCAGAAGACGGCACGGCTGCGGCAACACTCCCTGATGCAGTACCTGACGACATTGCCATCGCGCGCAAGGACAAATTAATGACCTTGCAACAGCCCATTTCAGCGGCTCGTAATGCCTCCTGGATTGGCAGAACCGTGGATGTCTTAGTGGAGCAACACAATCCCTCCACCGGAGAAATGATCGGTCGATGCTCCCGATTCGCTCCAGAAGTGGATGGGGAAGTACTCGTACAACCTGGGGATAACGGCCTGCAAGTGAATCCGGGAACCATGGTGCCTGTTCAGATCACCGGAGCAGACATCTATGACCTCACCGGCAGGGTTGTTGGCGCTTCGCACATGGTTGCTGCAGCACGCGCTGCGACGTGA